A single genomic interval of Penaeus vannamei isolate JL-2024 chromosome 21, ASM4276789v1, whole genome shotgun sequence harbors:
- the LOC138865552 gene encoding microtubule-associated protein 6-like, which translates to MIVLCSISPSERLGIASGFTSDGKILPEKYAQDVIYEPEKDIQDVVVYEPEKDAQELVYVPEKDAQEVVFEPKKDAQGVFYEPQKVAQELVHEPEKDAQEVVYEPKKDAQEVVYGPEKDAQEVVYEPEKDTQEVVIHEPEKEVDYKDLFKPLWKPLDKGKSLHTSDDVMCDITVVITIGSEEPEMEDQVIYEPEKDTQEAVYEPEKDAQEVVYEPKKDIQEVVYKFSKCHL; encoded by the exons ATGATCGTTCTATGCTCCATCTCCCCTTCAGAAAGGTTAGGTATTGCCTCTGGGTTCACTTCTGATGGAAAGATTTTGCCTGAGAAGTACGCCCAAGACGTgatctatgagcccgagaaggacatcCAAGATGTG gtggtctatgagcccgagaaggacgcccaagagctGGTCTAtgtgcccgagaaggacgcccaagaggtggtctttgAGCCCAAGAAGGATGCCCAAGGGGTGTTTTATGAGCCCCAGAAGGTCGCCCAAGAGTTGGTCCatgagcctgagaaggatgcccaagaggtggtctatgagcccaagaaggacgcccaagaggtggtctatgggcccgagaaggacgcccaagaggtggtctatgagcccgagaaggacacccaggaggtGGTGATCCACGAGCCTGAGAAGGAGGTTGACTATAAGGACCTTTTCAAACCTCTCTGGAAACCA TTGGACAAAGGTAAATCTTTGCACACTTCAGATGATGTAATGTGTGACATCACCGTAGTGATAACGATAGGGTCTGAGGAGCCTGAGATGGAAGACCAGGTgatctatgagcccgagaaggacacccaggaggcggtctatgagcccgagaaggacgcccaagaggtggtctatgagcccaagaaggacatccaagaggtggtctataagttttcaaaatgtcaTCTTTAA